ttctgtaaaattttgtatatcatcGTATCGCAAACTCATAATATTTCCTTGTACATTTTCAATTAAGtttgaataataataatcatttatttttattgaacaattattaaattgaatgatataatttccacttaaaatagtattatttttattacatgtattgtttacaaataaatttactgaatttttaaccATTATTGTTTTTTCATCTAAAAGTATAATTTCCAAGTCTTTATTTGTAACAAGTTTACAATTTTGTGTTATTATACAATGAGTGCTCGGTTTTAATTgtctaaaatgtttattttcttcaaatctcatagttttatttttatatgtaaaaacttcttctattTGAGCATCtatttctttttgttctttatttggtaatggtataatttttcttatttgtgcttgtataaatatttttggaatttttatacccaaaatTAAATAAGTATTATTAAAAGTTGCTATACCgagttgtaaatattttaatttattaaaatcaatattgtatttggttatttcattatttgttaaaatatttgggTGTATTAATCCGTACTTAGCAGAAACTACATTATCTTGTATTTGttctattttactttttatcaattgaatttttgtaatttgttgtAAATACATATGCTCTTGATATTcttgattttcaaatttatttattgcattaaaacttttttcaatttccattcgatcattttttacaatatttttaatttgttctatAGCTATATTAAAATGATTATTTAtagatatttgtttatttactgtgtcgtccgtctgtagaaaatgtttttgtatagtcTGTCTGTCGTAATCGTCCATTGTACCAAATGTCCATTTTGATAATGTTCCTATAGCATTTATTAGTCCTCGTTTTTGTCTAATTTGTCTAGGTATAAGCGTCATTAGTTTATTACGAGCTTCTAATAATTCTGATTGTAATATGTCTTTGTTACTAGCCTTCATTAATATAATATCGTCTGTCATTTCATTAATgatattttctatttctttaaCGTCAATTATGTGTAGTACTATGTCACTGTCCAAAACTATATCCTGATTTTTCAATTCCAAGTCAATAAATCCTGTTTGGTCCACTAATTCTGTCAATGTCATTGCTGTTTCAGTCTGTCGAGTCATTATCATCATTAGTATCATTATtaatatctgaaaattttaaaggttttttaatattaatagggtgaatattttgtaatttcccttttctaaattttggctGTTCTTTATGCCTAActgctttgtaatttttaataaaaccttcAGATCTGGTTTCTTCATAATCCTctctgtttttatttaatttgcttatgattttatattttgttgcctctatattattttttactattgCCGGGACCACTTTATTGTTATGCACTTCATTTGGAGTATATTTGATTGTGGAGTGAAATCTTTCATTGTAATTTCTAATAGCTTTCTGGATTAATTGTCTGATTGGTAAACCTTTttcagttttatataaaatcctaAATTTTTCCGCAATTGTATTATGGAATCTTTCAATGTCTCCGTTACCTGTATGGCTATTTGGTTTAGTCAAAtgtaattcaatgttttgagtaTCCAAAAATTCTTTTATCCTTGCGGCTTTAAATTCATTATCTGCTACTATTTTATTTGGTATTCCTAATTTAGTAAAATGATCTTCTAACTGTTCTATAATTGTGACATGATTTCTGTCATTTAACGGATAAGCTGcaccaaatttcgaaaatttgtcaataattgTTAAGAAATGGTGTCCTTTCATGACATATGTGtctatatgtataatttcatttttcctAGAGGGAGtttctgtaaaattaaattttggtttaatAGGCCTTCTATCATATTTAGATTCTTGACAAATTTCACATTGATTAATTACGATTTGAATCAATTCCAGTAATTTtggataatatattttattttttatttgattatacGTTTCTAAAATACCTGAATGCATGCTTTCTCTTACGTGATACAACGAAATTTGTTTAACGGCTTCGACTTCTGTTTCAATGTCCTGTGCCCTCATTGTACactttataaattcaatttgcgTATCATTTGAAAACATTGCAATAAGTTTTTCTTGGACTATGTTATAACTGTGTTCCGAAATTTCCGAATAAATGCCAATTTTTCCTTTTATAATATACCTTCTGAATATGTCTCCCATTTCTTGGAAATCACATTCGGCTATAAATATTATTCTTTTTCCATGTACTGTTTTAAATTCTTCGactttattatttgttaaaattatttgtgttttatatttattaactatttcttctttaattggaaaatgatcatttaaattttcttccgCTGAGTGTACTGTTTGTAAGGATTCATTGTCTTCTATGTTATTAACTGCAAGATTTAATATATCGCTATTGTCACTGTCTATTTCTTCCACATTGTTATCGTCGTTGTTTTGTATCCTGCTTAGAAAATCTGCTACCCTATTTTCTTTGCCTTTCAAATATTCTATGTCAAATTGATATTCCCCTAATTTTAGTAACCATCTTTGATGTCTAGGTGACATATCTTTTCCTTTATATTTcgaatgcaaaaatttaattggctgGTGGTCTGttagaattttgaattttcttccataaacataaggtctgaaataatttACACTCcataaaattgccaaaaattctTTATCCGTTGCCGAATAATTTCTTTCGTGATTATTTAACGTTCTCGAAGCAAAACATACAGGATGTCCTTCCTGAGATAATACGGCACCTATAGCGTAATTTGATGCGTCCGTTGTGACTGTAAATTGTTTATCATAATTCGGATAACGTAAAATTGGATGCGagcttattaatatttttaatttttcaaacgcTTCTATATAAGTGGGGTCTTTTAGATTAATTTTAACaccttttttcaaatatttagtgATTGGTTGTGCTACTTTagcataattttttacaaatttacgaTAATAACCTGTTAGTCCTAAGAAGCTTTTTATCTGTTTCTCTGTTTTTGGTAActctaaattttgaataacTTTAATTTTGTTGGGATTTGGTTTCATTCCGTCTTTCGTTAAAATGTGTCCTAAAAATTCCGTTTCTTTCCGCATAAAATTACATttgtcaatttggatttttaaatttttactttctaAGACCTTGAATATATTTCTAATAGCTTTTACATGTTCTTGCAATGTGGTGCTAAAAATAAGAATATCGTCTAAATAAACTACGcatgttttatttataaaatcccTCAAAATTTCGTTCATGAGCCGTTGAAATGTTGCGGGCGCATTCTTTAATCCAAACGGCATTCTTACGAATTCATATAAACCGTGAGGTGTTACAAATGCAGTTTTTTCTCTATCTTcctgttttactaaaatttggtGATAACCTTTTGCTAAATCTAATGTTGTAAAATACTGAGCTCGTCCTAATTTATCCAGGATTGAATCAATATTCGGGAGAGGATATTTGTCATCGATTGTAACTtcgtttaattttctatagtctacTACCAATCGGAATTTCTTTTGTCCAGAATTATCTATTTTCTTCGGCACTACAATTAATGGACTTGAGTATCTAGAATAGCTTTTTTGAATGATCCCTTGTTCTTCCATTTCTTGTATTTGTTTTCTTACTTCCATTTCATGTTGAGGCGGATATCtgtataattttgaattaatttgttgttgtgttgttgttttaatttcatgttgaaTTTCAGTAGTATTTGTTAATTGGTCACCTTCTTTATAGAGTagatttttgaattgttttatCAAAAGTGAGATTTCCTTGTATTCTTCCTCGTTTAGATGATCTAGCTGTAATCTCTCTAAATCTGATCCCTCTAGCGtataaatttgctcaaaattaaaaggtttatttataaattgaatttcattgtcatttaaaataatttttctttcttcaatattcatTTTCgcgttcaaaaattttaatatatccaTTCCGATGATGAAATCATAATTTCGTCCAATGAGTGGAGCTGATTTCCATCTCACTCTGGCATTGTTTGGCAAATTAAATTCTTGTGGTGCTTTTGTAATGACTTCGTATTTTATTGAATCTTCATTTGtaattgtactaaattttattggatttcttagttttgttttaggaaaattattaacttcattatttattaaactaaagCTTGCTCCGGTATCTATAAGAGCATTATATTTTTTACCGTCAATTATCATAATTATTTTAGGCAACCACTCCGATGTGGTTTCGTAAAAAAAACGCAATTATTTATTTCCCTTCCTTCATTATTTTGAAAAGTTCTTTCCTGGCTTTGCCTGACTGAGACTAAGCGATTTTGGCCAGTCTGCGGGTCAGGGTGTCCTGCCTGTTGGAAATTACTTCTACTACTCTGAATATTATCAACTTCCATTGGTTCAACCTGACCTTGCCTGAACGCATTCTGGCGATATTGGCCAGAATTCTGCCCAGGGTTTCCTGTCATTGGTCTATGGAAATTTCCAGAATTATTGGGCCTATGATTGTATAAATTtcctttataattataattatccctatagttgttataccaattattatttttatttcctttgtaGTAATTTTggccatggttattattattatattcgcgataattattttgcctatattgtCCTGATTCATTGTTATACCGTTGATACTGGTTTCTGTTTCtataatcttcatgaaattgattttttctaTTCCCTGCAAATTCTAatctattttcttttgttttaaatttcctatattctgtcCGAATACAACTGTCTTCAAATCGCCTACTTGTCAtgattttcaatatattattcaaattaacttcattGTAAATTTTATCCAACAATATTCCCTGCgtcatttcctttattgtatttaCTAATATACTGTCCATATTTGATAGGTCAAGATAGTGGTCGTCCGCATAGTATACAGTCAGTTCGTCCGCCTTATATTTAATGTCTTGAATTTCAATCATGAGTTCACTCACCGTATTTACTTTAAGATTTGCTACTTTTTTGTAAAGTTGATGGGGCTCTACATCTGGTCGGTACCTCAGCTTCAGGGTTTCCTTGATCAGCAACCAGTTATCCGGTTCGGGGATGttgattattacattttttgctGGTCCTTGAATAACTCTGTAGAATATAGTCCTGACTGCCTCTTTTCTAGTTTCATGGTTGGTGATTGTTGACAGCAAGTACTCTATGTTGCTAAAGAATGAATTTATGGTGATTTCTCCAACTCCGGTAAATGTGGGAAGGCTATTTATCATTTTTAGGATGCTTTCCCTTTGGCCTCCATCTACGTTGTTACGAAGTTCTAGATATGCCTGTCGCATTTGCTCCAGTTGTTGATCCTTCCTGGCTAGCTCCTCCACTAGCTCTACTGGTGGTAATTGAGTCTGTCCTTCGGTCATCCTGTTTTGATCGAAAGCTcgttgccttttattttttgtgaaaattttgtttgttttctaacAATTTAGTGTTCACTgcacagaaaatttgttttctgtgactTTAGTTTCTTTGGTGGTACTGCACAGAGATCTTTTTCTTCTGTGGCTTCAGTTGATATTCTTAAGTTTTCACTtcaccaattttattttctttttagcgTTCTCTTTAATTATAAATGTTCACTGCACTTCTTTTTCGAGTGGTGTTCACTTTAATTATTTAGTAGAGTTCACTGTAAAAagctttctttctttattttctttttagtgtTCTCTTAATTATAAATGTTCACTGCACTTCTTTTTGAGTGGTGTccactttaattattttttagagttcactgtaaaaagttttatttctttattttctttttagtgtTCTCTTAATTATAAATGTTCACTGCACTTCTTTTTGAGTGGTGTccactttaattattttttagagttcactgtaaaaagttttatatatttttttttcacaacttatttattttttttattaacccgATTCGTATCACTGGATCCTTAAATACGTTTTATTAAGGATCCTACCGACTGCGCcaattttgtgttttaccgAGTTCCggggttttttaaaaaaattaaataaaggtaTACGTTGTGTTTCGATCAAATGCCCAGATCAGACTCgttctttatttgttttcattaaatgagcttacttcttaattttacaattttgcttACTATGCTAACGTTTGACTTAAATATAAATTCTGCttattatttgaattaaatggaaatattatgGTTTGCCCAATACCGGATACGGTATTGGGTTACTGTCTGgcttttgaatttctttaagCAATTCATCAATTTTATCAGGTAACTCATTTTTTATGTAGGTCTGGGGGTTTGCATATGTAactcttgcggcgcccacgaaccgaataaacaaattttatttaacagaaacaaacatttagtttggcaccgtggagcagtggttgctacgtccgacatgcatgccaagggtcgtcccTTGGTTTCAAAAatgaattttctgacatttcgttttgattttttcttaaaGAGCCAGTCCCATACATTAATTTTCCACCATTTGCTTTGtgatgttcgtaaagagcacgctaatagaaaaaattacgttccatagtcgtgaacggacggtgacaaaatgaaacaaaaacgttcacaaaaaatcaaaacggaatgttcacaatttcgtccacaggcgttcacgatttcatgaacggcattcgtttttgtttggccatgaaaagtcttaaaataatcgttagaccttATTATGGCCACTccttcggtggtgcaatgtgttaAGGCGACGGTGcggtatggtgcagaaaacacaggttcgagtcacgctagcgcaactcttttttttaattttgtttataaattcgtaacaataacgttttcagatcatgaacactggttgttgtttttacaacgcatggtgtctttttatcgttgtcagattgacaccgtctgttctccgtttggcaccacatgtgtgttgattcactttcatgaacgaatcgttttgaaattagcaccccagcaaaaaaatttggaagttcttccaaaggcacaactttaaaagcacttccagaagatgcactctcaatgatgttctttattttaactacccaggaagttcttttaattcaattttttataacttgtttttttcgtACTTGTAATGggcaatttcaacttttttgtttcaaatacgttaaaaacggagtaagaattctgaaaatggtacaaatcatttaaattttgtctaaaaaaatgctaaatctaatctgaagaaattgtgaatttttgaaaatatttgaggtcacacgtttccgacaagcgttagaatccattaaaaattataaaaaaatataaaaattatttatttgacaaaatatcactgaattttttaatttacatccaaaatattaaattcggatcacacctaaagaagtgatgcaaattcagtgcaacgactgttgaaatggaggactttcatcctatgacaagcccatgttaacttcatcgctt
This is a stretch of genomic DNA from Haematobia irritans isolate KBUSLIRL chromosome 4, ASM5000362v1, whole genome shotgun sequence. It encodes these proteins:
- the LOC142233299 gene encoding uncharacterized protein LOC142233299; amino-acid sequence: MILMMIMTRQTETAMTLTELVDQTGFIDLELKNQDIVLDSDIVLHIIDVKEIENIINEMTDDIILMKASNKDILQSELLEARNKLMTLIPRQIRQKRGLINAIGTLSKWTFGTMDDYDRQTIQKHFLQTDDTVNKQISINNHFNIAIEQIKNIVKNDRMEIEKSFNAINKFENQEYQEHMYLQQITKIQLIKSKIEQIQDNVVSAKYGLIHPNILTNNEITKYNIDFNKLKYLQLGIATFNNTYLILGIKIPKIFIQAQIRKIIPLPNKEQKEIDAQIEEVFTYKNKTMRFEENKHFRQLKPSTHCIITQNCKLVTNKDLEIILLDEKTIMVKNSAVRTTHIARPNQQRVVATPDAGTSNGNGVGFSFFSGKMRIAEMVQVPRGTIKNIIKRYTDENRIIDKPRASSKKLFSDRDERWIVNKCRSNPKLSAPNIRDLVAKHLQVNCHAETIRIVLHISGLHGRIARKQPFMSRNSTFLGQMVEEMCGEKQTKHLRPTVKHGGGHVMVLGSCSAAGVGNLIFIEGNMDKMQYLSILKDNLKQSAGKLGIGS